The following is a genomic window from Bubalus bubalis isolate 160015118507 breed Murrah chromosome 6, NDDB_SH_1, whole genome shotgun sequence.
TTTATCCTAGATTGGACGTTTGAGTTGTTTCCTGTTATCTGTAGTTATGGCCGTTTTCCCGTGTGTATCCTGGCCTCCAAATCTTTAGGGTATGTCCCTGACAGTAGCATGCTCACAGGTGAGGTGAGCACATCATTTATTCAAAcagggactcttgagagcccaGGGAGGCACAGTGAGCCCTTCCTGGGTAGCAGGATACACTGGGTTGTCCTGGGCACCCTGCCCTGGTCGGGGTGTCTGCCCGTGGCCCTGATCCACAGTGTCTGGGAAGGCTGTTCCCCTTGCCACCACAGGTGGCCAGTTCGAGCCAACCACTTCTTTGCTGGAACTTGTCATCGTCAGGCTTTATTGGTTGCCGGTCTGGTGAGCTTGTCCTGGATCACACGCGGGAAATAGCTCTTCAACCGTTTCTCTCTCAGACAAGAAAGCTGAGATTGACATCCTGGCTGCAGAGTACATCTCCACCGTGAAGACTCTTTCCTCCGACCAGCGAGTGGAGCACCTGCAGAAGATCCAGAGCGCCTACAACAAGTGCAAGGAGTACAGTGACGACAAGGTGCAGCTGGCCATGCAGACCTACGAGATGGTGAGTGCGGGCTGCCCCAGGCACACGCCGCGCCCCACGCGGCGGGGAACACTGCCCAGAGCGGCAGGGCAGGCAGAGGCCAGGCTGGGGCGGAGCGATGTGGCTCGCGAAGGCGCGCCGTGGAGGGGCCTCCTCCCGGGAGCGTTGGTGTAGTCTCGTGCTCTGCGACCTTTCGGCTGGTTcagttacgtgtgtgtgtgtatttttttgctgtttgtttttatcaGCTTTAGGTGAGACCCCAGGGCTTGCTCTGGCGACCTCCCTCTCAGGTCTGCCTCACTTGAGGCTCATGAAGTGGCACACATGGGGTTCTGTCTGAGGTGCCCCATCCTCACCTCCCAATAGAAAGAAATAGTGATTTATTAAAGCCCAAATTCGGTTGTGTTTGAGAAAGAAGCCTCTCGAAGGAGAGCTTAATGCTTATGTTTGGGGTTTTGATGCTCTAAAGCAGTAAGTCCTTTGAGTAAGCAGCCTGTCTTCCTGAGAGTTAGGTGCGATCAGCATCCTTAAGGTACTCCTGTTTTCTCTCTGATGTGTAATGAAGCTGAGGACTCTGGTTCACTCTGACGGGGCCGTGTGGTTCCCGCTTGGGAAGCTGCCACAGGGGGCGATGGGTGGCCGTCACTGCCAGCAGGCTCTTTTCTTGTGATGACCCTGCAGCTGCTCAGCAGGAGTGTCCCCTCCCTTGTTATCCTGTGTGGTCACGGGTGACGGGTGATGTCccacctctttctccttccttccagctCCATCCTGAACCTAGAACTTAAGTCGTTTTCTCCTTAAGGACCTGTGCACGCTTCACATTTTACGTTAAGATTCGGTATCTAGTGTCCTCAGCCCTTACTCCACGTCTCACAGCTGTTTCTCATCCCTTCAAGGTTTTCTCCCCAGTAGGCtttattcttggagaaggcaatggtaccccactccagtactcttgcctggaaaatcccagggacaggggagatgCAGttcatggtgggctgcagttcatgaggtctcatagagtcggacacaactgaagcgacttagcagcagcaggctttatTCTGTTGATGGGTCATATGTGGGGAAAAAAGACCTTTGCATCAACTAGGAAATAGTGGGCCTTGTTCTAGCAGAGCTTCGTTAATTCAGGACTCAGCCTAGGGCAGACAGCAGTCTCTGGCTGACGCTGGGAACGTTTGTGATTCCCAGGGCGTTTCGCCCTGAGAGCCACGCGGATTGTGAGTGTCCTTCCATGCAGGTGGACAAGCACATCCGGAGGCTGGATGCAGACCTGGCTCGCTTTGAGGCGGACCTGAAGGACAAGCTGGAGGGCAGCGACTTCGAGAGCACTGGAGGACGGGGGCTAAAAAGCAagtcttaatttttcttcattttgttactATTAACCGTGGAGTTTTGAAGAATTTTGTCTGATAAGTATGTTAGGGATATCACGGTAAATACTTTATATGGGTAAACCTTGTCCTGCCTCAGGAATTCTGTGAACAAAGTTGGGGTCTTTCTTGTTTCAGAAGGTCGaggtcagaaagaaaagaggggcTCCAGGGGTCGCGGCAGGAGGACCTCAGAAGATGACACCCCAAAGAAGAAGAAGCATAAAGGAGGGTGAGaggtgcttttttttctttttccccagagAACGTTGGTGTTTGCTGAGGATGACACCACCAGTCACTGCTGAGGCTGCAGACGTGCTCACCTGAGCAGGTGTGCTGTGGCCCCTCCCCCCTCACCTGAGCAGGTGTGCTGTGGCCCCTCCCCCCTCACCTGAGCAGGTGTGCTGTGGCCCCTCACCTGAGCAGGTGTGCTGTGGCCCCTCCCCCCTCACCTGAGCAGGTGTGCTGTGGCCCCTCCCCCCTCACCTGAGCAGCTGTGCTGTGGCCCCTCCCCCTCACCTGAGCAGGTGTGCTGTGGCCCCTCCCCCCTCACCTGAGCAGGTGTGCTGTGGCCCCTCCCCCCTCACCTGAGCAGGTGTGCTGTGGCCCCTCCCCCCTCACCTGAGCAGGTGTGCTGTGGCCCCTCCCCCCTCACCTGAGCAGGTGTGCTGTGGCCCCTCCCCCCTCACCTGAGCAGGTGTGCTGTGGCCCCTCCCCCCTCACCTGAGCAGGTGTGCTGTGGCCCCTCCCCCCTCACCTGGGTCAGGTGTGCTGACCTGATATCCTTCTGAATCCGAGGTTCCACATCCAAGGGTCACATAATACTGTAGcatgtatttactgaaaaaaatctacaCGTAGGTGGAatcacacagttcaaacccatgttgttcaaggatcagctgTTAATTTCACATATTGTGATTTTTGTTCTAGAACAtgatttaactctttttttttttacagattttagTTCTGTTTTGAAACGTCTCCATACATGAATGTCTTAGTTACGCTTCTTCCGTA
Proteins encoded in this region:
- the ING5 gene encoding inhibitor of growth protein 5: MATAMYLEHYLDSIENLPCELQRNFQLMRELDQRTEDKKAEIDILAAEYISTVKTLSSDQRVEHLQKIQSAYNKCKEYSDDKVQLAMQTYEMVDKHIRRLDADLARFEADLKDKLEGSDFESTGGRGLKKGRGQKEKRGSRGRGRRTSEDDTPKKKKHKGGSEFTDTILSVHPSDVLDMPVDPNEPTYCLCHQVSYGEMIGCDNPDCPIEWFHFACVDLTTKPKGKWFCPRCVQERRKKK